One Paenibacillus sp. SYP-B4298 genomic window, GTGGCTTCTCTATGAAAAACTTGTGCAAGCTATGGTACAATAGCGTAAGAGTCTGTTGCTGGCGCTTGGCGCCGCTTGATCGGCTCCACATGCTGCCTGAGGCAGCGAACCGAAAGCTACAGCCGTGCAAAACCCTTTGGGCGGTTGCGGACGGACTGTATTTCATTATAGAGGCGGTGTTCAGTAATGGCAAAATCTAAAGCATCCACCCGTGTTGTCGTCGGCATGTCTGGCGGGGTGGACTCGTCGGTGACGGCACTGCTGCTCAAGCAGCAAGGCTATGATGTCATCGGCATCTTCATGAAGAACTGGGACGATACGGACGAATTCGGCCATTGCACAGCAGAAGAAGACGCGCAGGATGTGGCACGAGTATGCGACCAGATCGGCATCCCTTACTATACGGTCAATTTTGAGCAGGCTTACTTCGACAAGGTATTCACGTACTTCCTCGACGAATACAAGCGGGGCCGTACACCGAATCCTGACGTCATGTGCAATCGCGAGATCAAGTTCGGGGAATTTCTGGACAAGGCGCTCACACTCGGCGCAGATTACCTCGCCACTGGACATTATGCCCGTGTCGAGCAGGTGAATGGCGAAGCCCGCCTGCTGCGCGGCGTTGACGGCAATAAGGATCAGACGTATTTCCTGCATGCGCTCCGTCAGGATCAACTGGCCAAGGCGATGTTCCCGATCGGCCATCTTCCGAAGCCCGAGGTGCGCCGCATCGCGACCGAGGCGGGACTGGCCACGGCGCGCAAGAAGGACAGCACCGGCGTATGCTTCATCGGCGAGCGCAACTTCAAGACGTTCCTGAGCCAATACCTGCCTGCACAACCGGGCGAGATGATTGACATCCGATCTGGCGAAATCAAGGGACGTCATGACGGCTTGATGTATTACACGCTTGGTCAACGCCAGGGACTGGGCATCGGCGGCTCCGGCACGGGCGAGCCGTGGTTTGTCGCAGACAAGAACCTCGCCGCCAACCAGCTCTATGTCGTTCAGGGCGAGACGCATCCCAGCCTCTATTCGAGCGGCCTCACTGCAACCGGCCTGAACTGGATCTCGCCTGCTGTGCCGAATGAGCCGCTGCGCTGCACGGCGAAGTTCCGCTACCGCCAGCCTGACCAGCAGGTTACGCTGACGCTGCGCGCAGACGGCACAACCGTCGACGTCGCATTTGCGCAGCCGCAGAAGGCCATTACGCCGGGACAGGCCGTCGTCTTCTATGATGGCGAGGTCTGTCTGGGCGGAGCAACGATTGACCAGGTACACAAGGTCGCTGCTACAGAGGCTATTGTGCAATAAGTTGTATGTAATCGTGAATTCACAAGAGCGCCGCTCATCTCTTGCCTATGCGCAAGCTGAGCGGCGCTCTTGTCCTGTTTCATGCGTAGCAACCAGGCGGGATAACACAGCCACGCAGCCATCTGCAGCGTATGGATAGAACTCGCGGTCGCAGCCGCCTGTCTGCGCAGCAAAACTCCCCATTCGGAACACCGAACAGGGAGCCATGTTGTCATCCGTAACCCTCTCTTGCAGCCTCGTCACTCTAGCCCGTCTCGGCTTGCAGCTCAACCCGCGTATCGCGCTCATCCTGCCGCTTGCGAACCAGAATGCGGGATATGCGCAGATGATCTGTCTCCTCGATAATAAAGTCATAGCTGTCCCCGTAGCTGACCGATTGCAGCTTCTTAGGCGGAATCTCGATCTGTGAGTATACCCAACCGCCAATCGTATCATAATCATCGCTGCTAATCTCAAGACCGAAGTAGCTGTTTACCTCTTCAATTAGCATCAGACCATTAATCGAATGCGTCAGTTCATCCTTCTTCTCAATATCAGGCCGTTCCTCATCGAACTCATCCTGAATCTCGCCGACGATCTCCTCCATAATATCCTCCAGCGTCACCAGACCAGAGGTACCGCCGTACTCGTCGATCAGGATGGCAATCTGCGTCTTCTTCTTTTGCATCAGCTTGAGCAGCGTACTGATCTGCATCGACTCCGGCACTGTAGTAATCGGCCGCATAATCTGCTGGATGCTCGATACGGTGTTTTCGTCGACCTTCAGCATATCCTTGATATGGACGAAGCCGATAATATTATCCTTATCTGTCTCACATACCGGAAAGCGTGTATGCATCTCGCGCAACGCAATCTTCTTGTTCTCTATGAAGGACTCGTCAGCATACAGACAGATCATCTCGGTTCGCGGTATCATAATTTCTCTGGCATTTGTCTCGGTAAAATCAAATATATTATCCACCAGCGTCAGCTCGGTGTTGTTAATCAAGCCGCTCTTATGGCTTTCCTTCATCAAAATTCGAATTTCCTCTTCCGTATGCGCCGATTCATGCTCGGAAGCCGGTTCAACGCCAAATCGTTGCAGCAGCCAGTTGGCTGTCCCGTTAAGGAACCAAATGAATGGGTACATGATTTTGTGAAATAGAATCAGAGGCGGTGCCGTCAATAGCGTAATCTTCTCCGAAGTGCGGATCGCCAATGTCTTGGGAGCAAGCTCGCCAAGCACGATGTGCAAAAACGTAATGATCGAAAACGCAATGAAGAAGGCAATGGTCGAGATCAGAACATCACTCATACCAAACCAGCTCTTCAGATATGGCTCTATCATCTTCGCAATGGCCGGTTCGCCGACATAGCCAAGTCCCAGTGAAGCCAGCGTTATGCCAAGCTGGCAGGCGGATAGATAGGC contains:
- a CDS encoding hemolysin family protein is translated as MSDPLPIVPFLLNALLILFLVFLNGFFVAAEFAMVKVRGSRIDSLVSEGHKRAKFAAHLTNNLDAYLSACQLGITLASLGLGYVGEPAIAKMIEPYLKSWFGMSDVLISTIAFFIAFSIITFLHIVLGELAPKTLAIRTSEKITLLTAPPLILFHKIMYPFIWFLNGTANWLLQRFGVEPASEHESAHTEEEIRILMKESHKSGLINNTELTLVDNIFDFTETNAREIMIPRTEMICLYADESFIENKKIALREMHTRFPVCETDKDNIIGFVHIKDMLKVDENTVSSIQQIMRPITTVPESMQISTLLKLMQKKKTQIAILIDEYGGTSGLVTLEDIMEEIVGEIQDEFDEERPDIEKKDELTHSINGLMLIEEVNSYFGLEISSDDYDTIGGWVYSQIEIPPKKLQSVSYGDSYDFIIEETDHLRISRILVRKRQDERDTRVELQAETG
- the mnmA gene encoding tRNA 2-thiouridine(34) synthase MnmA; this encodes MAKSKASTRVVVGMSGGVDSSVTALLLKQQGYDVIGIFMKNWDDTDEFGHCTAEEDAQDVARVCDQIGIPYYTVNFEQAYFDKVFTYFLDEYKRGRTPNPDVMCNREIKFGEFLDKALTLGADYLATGHYARVEQVNGEARLLRGVDGNKDQTYFLHALRQDQLAKAMFPIGHLPKPEVRRIATEAGLATARKKDSTGVCFIGERNFKTFLSQYLPAQPGEMIDIRSGEIKGRHDGLMYYTLGQRQGLGIGGSGTGEPWFVADKNLAANQLYVVQGETHPSLYSSGLTATGLNWISPAVPNEPLRCTAKFRYRQPDQQVTLTLRADGTTVDVAFAQPQKAITPGQAVVFYDGEVCLGGATIDQVHKVAATEAIVQ